The Zetaproteobacteria bacterium genome contains a region encoding:
- the hisI gene encoding phosphoribosyl-AMP cyclohydrolase, protein MLEAVRFNEAGLVPAIARDVATGRVLMLAWMNAESLQQTVATGYAHYWSRSRGRLWKKGERSGHLQRLERILLDCDGDTLLLDVHQTGPACHTNRPSCFYRAWHDDGWQTIEEPVE, encoded by the coding sequence CTGCTGGAGGCCGTGCGTTTCAACGAGGCAGGGCTGGTGCCGGCGATCGCCCGGGATGTTGCCACCGGCCGGGTGCTGATGCTGGCCTGGATGAACGCCGAGTCGCTGCAGCAGACCGTGGCCACCGGCTACGCCCACTACTGGTCGCGTTCACGCGGCCGCCTGTGGAAGAAGGGGGAGCGCTCCGGCCACCTGCAGCGGCTGGAACGCATCCTGCTCGACTGCGACGGGGACACGCTGCTGCTCGATGTCCACCAGACGGGCCCTGCCTGCCACACCAACCGCCCGAGCTGCTTCTACCGCGCCTGGCACGACGACGGCTGGCAGACCATCGAGGAGCCGGTGGAGTGA
- a CDS encoding translation factor produces the protein MRLLAAANWLRRGGLLAHQTATLPGIAALPGHPRALARLRRFKQRPGPFLLLHDGSLRARIRLRRWIAWRRRTARRWLHHPPADATLLLPAGGRTPVGAAWRGAIALRRADDPPTLALLGRAGGLLFSSSLNRRGRPPAMIDRHQARRLHRAAIRLLPGPTGSGRPSRIIDLRGRRPRRLR, from the coding sequence ATGCGCCTTCTCGCCGCCGCGAACTGGCTGCGCCGGGGCGGCCTGCTCGCCCACCAGACCGCCACCCTGCCGGGGATCGCCGCCCTGCCCGGCCACCCGCGCGCCCTGGCCCGCCTGCGCCGCTTCAAGCAACGCCCGGGGCCGTTCCTGCTGCTCCACGACGGCAGCCTGCGCGCCCGCATCCGCCTGCGCCGATGGATCGCCTGGCGCCGCCGCACGGCCCGCCGCTGGCTCCACCATCCACCGGCCGACGCCACGCTGCTGCTGCCTGCCGGCGGCCGCACCCCGGTCGGCGCGGCATGGCGCGGCGCCATCGCTCTGCGCCGGGCCGACGATCCGCCCACCCTCGCCCTGCTCGGCCGCGCCGGCGGCCTGCTCTTCTCCTCCAGCCTCAACCGCAGAGGGCGCCCTCCCGCCATGATCGACCGGCACCAGGCCCGGCGGCTGCACCGGGCGGCCATCCGCCTCCTGCCCGGCCCCACCGGCAGTGGCCGTCCCTCCCGCATCATCGACCTGCGCGGTCGCCGTCCCAGGCGGCTGCGTTAG
- a CDS encoding nitronate monooxygenase, which produces MSFHLPTMEISGKEVLPLIEGGKGVGASSGRSSGAWARAGGVGTFSAVNADRYDDNGEYIPLVYRGKSRMARHEELIEYSIAGGISQAKIAHDIAGGNGRIHMNVLWEMAASERVLRGVLEGARGLVHGVTCGAGMPFKLAPLAAEYRVWYYPIVSSARAFRALWLRSYRKVPEWLGGVVYEDPWLAGGHNGLSNSEDPQQPEPPYDRVALLRRTMNEFGLQRTPIIMAGGVWCLREWVDWIDNPELGPIAFQFGTRPLLTKESPIPDRWKEKLRTLKKGDIVLNRFSPTGFYSSAVRNSFLRELEERLEHEVSYVDHPAGDLRTPFVFGVRHRTVYVTEHDAQRIAIWQKEGFSKALTTPDSTLIFVTPQQAQAIRKDQLDCMGCLSQCKFSNWACNERGTTGHKADPRSFCIQLTLQNIIHGGDPDRNLMFCGHSGYRFAEDPLYADGHIPTVAELIEVIRRGD; this is translated from the coding sequence ATGAGTTTCCACCTGCCGACGATGGAGATCTCCGGCAAGGAGGTACTGCCGCTGATCGAGGGCGGCAAGGGGGTTGGCGCCTCCAGCGGCCGTTCCTCCGGGGCCTGGGCGCGTGCCGGCGGGGTGGGGACCTTCTCCGCGGTCAATGCCGACCGCTACGACGACAACGGCGAGTACATCCCGCTGGTCTACCGCGGTAAGAGCCGTATGGCCCGCCATGAGGAGCTGATCGAATACTCCATCGCCGGCGGCATCAGCCAGGCGAAGATCGCCCACGACATCGCCGGCGGCAACGGCCGCATCCATATGAACGTCCTATGGGAGATGGCCGCATCCGAACGGGTGTTGCGCGGCGTGCTGGAAGGGGCGCGCGGTCTGGTCCATGGCGTCACCTGCGGCGCCGGCATGCCGTTCAAGCTGGCCCCGCTGGCCGCGGAGTACCGCGTCTGGTATTACCCGATCGTCTCCTCGGCACGCGCTTTCCGCGCCCTCTGGCTGCGCTCCTACCGCAAGGTGCCGGAGTGGCTCGGCGGCGTGGTCTATGAGGATCCATGGCTGGCCGGCGGCCACAACGGCCTGTCCAACTCGGAGGATCCCCAGCAGCCGGAGCCGCCCTACGACCGCGTGGCGCTGCTGCGCCGGACGATGAACGAGTTCGGCCTGCAGCGCACCCCGATCATCATGGCCGGCGGCGTCTGGTGCCTGCGCGAATGGGTCGACTGGATCGACAACCCCGAGCTGGGGCCGATCGCCTTCCAGTTCGGCACCCGGCCGCTGCTCACCAAGGAGAGCCCGATCCCCGATCGCTGGAAGGAGAAGCTGCGTACACTCAAGAAGGGCGACATCGTGCTCAACCGCTTCTCACCCACCGGCTTCTACTCCTCGGCGGTGCGCAACAGCTTCCTGCGCGAGCTGGAGGAGCGGCTGGAACATGAGGTCTCCTACGTCGACCACCCCGCGGGCGATCTGCGGACCCCGTTCGTCTTCGGCGTGCGCCATCGCACCGTCTACGTCACCGAACACGATGCGCAGCGCATCGCCATCTGGCAGAAGGAGGGGTTCAGCAAGGCGCTGACCACCCCCGACTCCACGCTGATCTTCGTCACCCCGCAACAGGCGCAGGCCATCCGCAAGGATCAGCTCGACTGCATGGGCTGCCTGTCGCAGTGCAAGTTCAGCAACTGGGCCTGCAACGAACGCGGCACCACCGGTCACAAGGCCGACCCGCGCAGCTTCTGCATCCAACTCACCCTGCAGAACATCATCCACGGCGGGGATCCCGACCGCAACCTGATGTTCTGCGGCCACTCCGGCTATCGCTTCGCGGAAGACCCCCTCTACGCCGACGGCCACATCCCCACCGTGGCCGAGCTGATCGAGGTGATCCGCCGCGGCGACTGA
- a CDS encoding SPOR domain-containing protein produces the protein MDERKPTDEHDFSDFDDLFDGDPDADLIDDLPEEIDPAEPDPAAAPAAEPGPTGDRPPEQPPGDGEAAQERAKPPPDGGGAAPAEAMEEDGAAPEGMPEEEPPPAVEAEPDGTALFDDDEAPDIDIPDDEPAEEIPADEADDALEELEEFDELLLDNEEEEESTGPDTAFAESVALEQMEAAPAPSAEPPPVEEAPPSPGNEEEEEEPLLPEETGGEQIAPPADDESEEESMKSNMIALIAGAVALVASLGGLWLGYSAKADVAALPAAPATGAPALDAAKIDALEKRTGALDTRLTKLATQLAASGAMGGEDVAGRIEALDGRIARMERLVADMREQIGRLRTRLTAQPAAAPRRPVAHRKRAAPPARRKAPAPRARKGGWFVNLTSHSTEASAQRQIRQMARLDIHAESKQVLVRGRRYFRVRIPGFASKQKAQEFRRMLARKHHITDSWVSNY, from the coding sequence ATGGACGAACGCAAACCGACGGACGAACACGACTTCAGCGACTTCGACGACCTCTTCGACGGAGATCCCGACGCCGATCTGATCGACGACCTGCCGGAGGAGATCGATCCGGCGGAACCGGACCCCGCCGCCGCACCGGCCGCAGAGCCCGGACCCACCGGGGATCGGCCGCCGGAGCAGCCCCCGGGGGATGGGGAGGCGGCGCAGGAGCGCGCCAAGCCCCCACCGGATGGCGGGGGGGCAGCGCCGGCGGAGGCGATGGAGGAAGATGGCGCCGCGCCGGAGGGGATGCCGGAGGAGGAGCCTCCGCCGGCAGTCGAGGCCGAGCCGGATGGAACGGCCCTCTTCGACGACGACGAAGCCCCCGACATCGACATCCCCGACGACGAACCGGCGGAAGAGATCCCGGCCGATGAAGCCGACGACGCCCTGGAAGAGCTGGAGGAGTTCGACGAGCTCCTCCTCGACAATGAAGAGGAGGAGGAGAGCACCGGCCCCGATACGGCGTTCGCCGAAAGCGTCGCACTGGAGCAGATGGAGGCGGCACCCGCGCCGTCGGCGGAACCGCCACCGGTGGAAGAGGCCCCCCCCTCCCCCGGGAATGAGGAGGAAGAAGAGGAACCGCTTCTGCCCGAGGAGACGGGCGGGGAGCAGATCGCCCCCCCGGCCGATGATGAGTCCGAGGAGGAATCGATGAAATCGAACATGATTGCCTTGATCGCCGGGGCGGTCGCGTTGGTCGCCAGCCTCGGAGGGCTGTGGTTGGGCTACAGCGCCAAGGCCGACGTGGCCGCACTGCCCGCCGCGCCGGCGACGGGCGCCCCGGCCCTGGATGCGGCGAAGATCGACGCGCTGGAGAAGCGCACCGGCGCGCTCGATACGAGGCTGACCAAACTGGCCACCCAGCTGGCCGCCTCCGGCGCCATGGGCGGGGAGGATGTGGCCGGACGCATCGAGGCGCTCGACGGCCGCATCGCCCGGATGGAGCGGCTCGTCGCCGATATGAGGGAGCAGATCGGACGGCTGCGCACCCGGCTGACCGCGCAACCCGCCGCCGCCCCGCGCCGCCCCGTGGCGCACCGCAAGCGCGCAGCGCCCCCCGCCAGGAGGAAGGCCCCCGCCCCGCGGGCGCGGAAGGGAGGCTGGTTCGTCAACCTCACCTCACACTCCACCGAGGCGTCGGCGCAGCGTCAGATCCGCCAGATGGCCAGGCTGGACATCCATGCCGAGAGCAAGCAGGTGCTGGTCCGGGGGCGACGCTACTTCCGGGTACGCATCCCCGGCTTCGCCAGCAAGCAGAAGGCGCAGGAGTTCCGCCGCATGCTGGCGCGCAAGCACCACATCACCGACAGTTGGGTATCCAACTACTGA
- the purE gene encoding 5-(carboxyamino)imidazole ribonucleotide mutase, with protein sequence MSNAAIKVLILTGSKSDLPVVEQAQAVLRDFGVPCRLLVRSAHRTPEETVAAVRAAEEEGCQLFICAAGMAAHLAGVVAAHTIKPVIGLPIASGSLRGEDALLSTVMMPPGMPVATVAINGARNAALLALQILALHDDELAERYRRMRRKAAEAILAD encoded by the coding sequence ATGAGCAACGCCGCCATCAAGGTATTGATCCTGACCGGCAGCAAAAGCGACCTGCCGGTGGTCGAGCAGGCCCAAGCGGTGTTGCGCGACTTCGGCGTCCCCTGCCGCCTGCTGGTCCGCTCCGCCCACCGCACCCCGGAGGAGACGGTCGCCGCCGTGCGCGCGGCCGAAGAGGAGGGGTGTCAGCTGTTCATCTGCGCCGCCGGCATGGCCGCCCATCTGGCCGGCGTGGTCGCCGCCCACACCATCAAGCCGGTGATCGGCCTGCCGATCGCCTCCGGCAGCCTGCGCGGCGAGGATGCGCTGCTCTCCACGGTGATGATGCCGCCGGGGATGCCGGTGGCCACCGTGGCCATCAACGGCGCGCGCAACGCCGCCCTGCTGGCGCTGCAGATCCTGGCGCTGCACGACGACGAGCTGGCCGAGCGCTATCGGCGGATGCGGCGAAAGGCGGCGGAGGCGATCCTCGCCGACTGA
- the pnp gene encoding polyribonucleotide nucleotidyltransferase — protein MFDTKTVTASVGDQTLTLESGRIARQADGAVLIRVADVVVLVAATAARQPLQGVDFTPLTVHYQERIYAAGRFLGGFFKREGRPSEKETLTSRLIDRPLRPLFPKGYFHETQVIATVVSADEYHNPDVVAINGASAALAVSGIPFQGPIAAARVGLIDGEFVLNPTYGQMEHSKLDLVVAGTRDAVLMVESEAHELSEQQMLDAVLFGQQGYQPVLDAIEALARQVGKPPMEVELAGEDEAAGAAVAEAVEEEIRTAYTIRDKQQRAGRLEEIRTAAKARFAGSEEQPGPYRENDVAQAVKEIERRVVRRAIIAGQPRIDGRRTDEIRPIDCQVGILPRTHGSALFTRGETQALVTITLGTESDKQLIESLEGVSKQRFMLHYNFPPYAVGETRRIGPPGRREIGHGRLARRGIEAMLPSEEEFPYSIRSVCEITESNGSSSMASVCGTSLALMDAGVPLKKPVSGVAMGLILEPDGHAVLTDILGDEDHLGDMDFKVAGTRDGITTFQLDIKIGGLTREIMEQALVQARAGRLQILDIMERCIGKPRDGVADHAPRMFTMKIKPEKIRDVIGPGGKVIKGLVDETGAKIDVEDDGTVKIFASSSDAAELARSRIEEIVSEVEEGKVYTGKVVRIMDFGAFVRIAGNTDGLVHISQIANHRVTRVSDELTEGQEVRVKVLEVDRNGRIRLSIKALLDD, from the coding sequence ATGTTCGATACCAAAACCGTAACCGCCAGCGTCGGCGACCAGACGCTCACCCTGGAGAGCGGGCGCATCGCCCGCCAGGCCGACGGCGCGGTGCTGATCCGGGTCGCCGACGTGGTGGTGTTGGTCGCCGCCACCGCTGCCCGCCAACCGCTGCAGGGGGTCGACTTCACCCCGCTGACCGTCCACTATCAAGAACGCATCTACGCCGCCGGCCGGTTCCTCGGCGGATTCTTCAAGCGCGAAGGGCGCCCGAGCGAGAAGGAGACCCTGACCAGCCGGCTGATCGACCGTCCCCTCCGCCCCCTCTTCCCCAAGGGGTACTTCCACGAAACGCAGGTGATCGCCACGGTCGTCTCGGCCGACGAGTACCACAACCCCGACGTCGTCGCCATCAACGGCGCCTCGGCGGCGCTGGCCGTCTCCGGCATTCCGTTCCAGGGGCCGATCGCCGCCGCGCGCGTCGGCCTGATCGACGGCGAGTTCGTCCTCAACCCCACCTACGGTCAGATGGAGCACTCCAAGCTCGATCTGGTCGTCGCCGGCACCCGCGACGCGGTGTTGATGGTCGAGTCGGAGGCGCACGAGCTCTCCGAGCAGCAGATGCTCGATGCGGTCCTCTTCGGCCAGCAGGGCTACCAGCCGGTGCTCGACGCCATCGAGGCGCTGGCCCGCCAGGTGGGCAAGCCGCCGATGGAGGTCGAGCTGGCCGGCGAGGACGAAGCGGCCGGAGCGGCGGTCGCCGAGGCCGTCGAAGAGGAGATCCGCACCGCCTACACCATCCGCGACAAGCAGCAGCGCGCCGGCCGGCTGGAGGAAATCCGCACCGCCGCCAAAGCGCGCTTCGCCGGCAGCGAGGAGCAGCCCGGCCCGTACCGGGAGAACGACGTGGCGCAGGCGGTCAAGGAGATCGAACGTCGGGTGGTGCGCCGGGCGATCATCGCCGGCCAGCCGCGCATCGACGGCCGCCGGACCGACGAGATCCGCCCGATCGACTGCCAGGTCGGCATCCTGCCGCGCACCCACGGCTCGGCGCTCTTCACCCGTGGCGAAACCCAGGCGCTCGTCACCATCACCCTTGGTACCGAATCGGACAAGCAGCTGATCGAATCGCTCGAGGGGGTGAGCAAACAGCGCTTCATGCTCCACTACAACTTCCCCCCCTACGCGGTGGGCGAAACCCGCCGCATCGGCCCCCCGGGGCGACGCGAAATCGGCCACGGCCGGCTGGCCAGGCGCGGCATCGAGGCGATGCTGCCCTCGGAAGAGGAGTTCCCCTACTCGATCCGCTCGGTCTGTGAGATCACCGAATCCAACGGCTCCTCGTCGATGGCATCGGTCTGCGGCACCTCGCTGGCCCTGATGGACGCCGGCGTGCCGCTGAAAAAGCCGGTCTCCGGCGTGGCCATGGGGCTGATCCTCGAGCCGGACGGACATGCCGTGCTGACCGACATCCTCGGCGACGAGGACCACCTTGGCGACATGGACTTCAAGGTGGCCGGCACCCGCGACGGCATCACCACCTTCCAGCTCGACATCAAGATCGGCGGGCTGACCCGTGAGATCATGGAGCAGGCGCTGGTCCAGGCCAGGGCGGGCCGGTTGCAGATCCTCGACATCATGGAACGCTGCATCGGCAAGCCGCGCGATGGCGTGGCCGACCACGCACCGCGCATGTTCACCATGAAGATCAAGCCGGAGAAGATCCGGGATGTAATCGGCCCCGGCGGGAAGGTGATTAAGGGGCTGGTCGATGAGACCGGTGCCAAGATCGACGTCGAGGACGACGGTACGGTCAAGATCTTCGCCTCCAGCTCCGACGCCGCCGAACTGGCCCGATCGCGGATCGAGGAGATCGTCTCCGAGGTGGAGGAGGGGAAGGTCTACACCGGCAAGGTGGTGCGGATCATGGATTTCGGCGCGTTCGTCCGCATCGCCGGCAACACCGACGGGCTGGTCCACATCTCGCAGATCGCCAACCACCGGGTCACCAGGGTGAGCGATGAACTCACCGAAGGACAGGAGGTGCGGGTCAAGGTACTCGAGGTCGACCGCAACGGCCGCATCCGGCTGTCGATCAAGGCGCTGCTTGACGACTGA
- the cysE gene encoding serine O-acetyltransferase, translating to MIEAIREDIATAFDRDPAARTWWEVVTSYPGLHAIWCYRVAHRLWRHGWHWAARFLMHLARWATGIEIHPGATIGRRFFIDHGMGVVIGETTEIGDDVTLYHGVTLGGTTWRKEKRHPTLGNGVVVGAGAKILGAITIGDESRIGANSVVLRDVPPHSTVVGIPGTVVGTTESMIVDGKINLDHHLLPDPVAEALKHVLKMIDDLNARVDGLHPGEEDERARRLHEDMRKEHERLDRFLGGGGI from the coding sequence ATGATCGAGGCCATCCGCGAGGACATCGCCACCGCCTTCGACCGCGATCCCGCCGCCCGCACCTGGTGGGAGGTGGTCACCAGCTATCCCGGCCTGCACGCCATCTGGTGCTATCGCGTCGCCCACCGGTTGTGGCGACACGGCTGGCACTGGGCGGCCCGCTTCCTCATGCATCTGGCCCGCTGGGCCACCGGCATCGAGATCCACCCCGGCGCAACCATCGGCCGCCGCTTCTTCATCGACCACGGCATGGGGGTGGTGATCGGCGAGACCACCGAGATCGGAGACGATGTCACCCTCTACCACGGTGTCACCCTGGGGGGAACCACCTGGCGCAAGGAGAAGCGCCACCCCACCCTGGGCAACGGCGTGGTGGTCGGCGCCGGCGCCAAGATCCTCGGCGCCATCACCATCGGGGACGAGTCGCGCATCGGAGCCAACTCGGTGGTGCTGCGCGACGTCCCCCCCCACTCCACCGTGGTCGGCATCCCGGGGACGGTGGTCGGCACCACCGAGTCGATGATCGTCGACGGCAAGATCAACCTCGACCACCATCTGCTGCCCGATCCGGTGGCCGAGGCGCTCAAACATGTGCTGAAGATGATCGACGACCTCAACGCCCGCGTCGACGGGCTCCACCCCGGCGAAGAGGACGAACGGGCACGCAGACTCCACGAGGATATGCGCAAGGAGCACGAGCGGCTGGACCGTTTTCTTGGCGGAGGGGGAATCTGA
- the ampD gene encoding 1,6-anhydro-N-acetylmuramyl-L-alanine amidase AmpD — MRLFLHRSPHADARPDGSPISLIVLHAISLPPGCFALDGPRALFLGRLDCARDPRLAPLRAELEELRVSAHCLIDRAGDIHQFVPLAERAWHAGVSCWRGRERCNDFSIGIELIGDETTPFTEAQYHSAAALCRTIIDRYPTIDEESIVGHRDIAPGRKWDPGAQWNHARFLALLRRAAPLPPELRLQ, encoded by the coding sequence GTGCGGCTGTTCCTCCACCGCTCGCCCCACGCAGACGCCCGCCCCGACGGCTCGCCGATCTCGCTCATCGTGCTGCACGCCATCTCGCTGCCGCCCGGCTGCTTCGCGCTCGACGGGCCGCGCGCGCTGTTTCTCGGCAGGCTCGACTGCGCACGCGATCCGCGCCTGGCACCACTCCGCGCCGAGCTGGAGGAGCTGCGCGTCTCGGCCCACTGCCTGATCGACCGCGCCGGCGACATCCACCAGTTCGTGCCGCTGGCCGAACGCGCCTGGCACGCCGGCGTCTCCTGCTGGCGGGGGCGGGAGCGGTGCAACGACTTCTCCATCGGCATCGAGCTGATCGGGGACGAGACCACCCCCTTCACCGAAGCGCAATACCACAGCGCCGCCGCCCTCTGCCGCACCATCATCGACCGCTATCCCACCATCGACGAGGAGTCGATCGTCGGCCACCGCGACATCGCCCCCGGGCGCAAATGGGATCCCGGGGCGCAATGGAACCACGCCCGCTTCCTCGCGCTGCTGCGCCGGGCCGCCCCACTGCCGCCGGAACTGCGTTTGCAATAG
- the hemL gene encoding glutamate-1-semialdehyde-2,1-aminomutase — protein MTDTTRSRSDYARASRLLPGGVNSPVRAFKSVGGTPRFIASAAGSRIRDVDGTEYIDYVGSWGPMILGHAHPEVVAAVQQSAAAGMSFGAPCELEIELAELVVEMVPSIEVVRFVNSGTEATMSALRLARGFTGRDKFIKFDGGYHGHGDGFLVKAGSGAATFGEPDSAGVPADYARLTLTAPFNDLDAVETLFHDNPDEIAAIIVEPVPGNTGVLDLYSTGFLAGLRGLCDTHGALLIFDEVMSGFRVAPGGAQQRFGITPDLTCLGKIIGGGLPVGAYGGREEIMRRVAPDGPVYQAGTLSGNPLAMRAGIETLIRLRRPGFYEALEEKSARLVAGLLDGCRKAGVPAIANRCGSMFTLFFTERDAIGCGSDVGDFCDLDRFGRYFNAMLDEGIYLAPSQYEALFVSAAHSDDDIDATIAAAARALARLA, from the coding sequence ATGACCGACACCACCCGTTCCCGATCCGACTACGCCCGCGCCAGCCGGCTGCTGCCCGGCGGCGTCAACTCGCCGGTACGCGCCTTCAAATCGGTCGGCGGCACGCCGCGCTTCATCGCCTCGGCCGCCGGCAGCCGCATCCGCGATGTCGACGGCACCGAATACATCGATTATGTCGGCTCGTGGGGGCCGATGATCCTCGGCCACGCCCACCCGGAGGTGGTCGCCGCCGTGCAGCAGAGCGCCGCCGCCGGCATGAGCTTCGGCGCGCCGTGCGAGCTGGAGATCGAGCTGGCCGAGCTGGTGGTGGAGATGGTGCCGTCGATCGAGGTGGTGCGCTTCGTCAACTCGGGCACCGAGGCGACGATGAGCGCGCTCAGGCTGGCCCGCGGCTTCACCGGCCGCGACAAGTTCATCAAGTTCGACGGCGGCTACCACGGCCACGGCGACGGCTTTCTGGTCAAGGCGGGCTCGGGTGCCGCCACCTTCGGCGAGCCCGACTCCGCCGGCGTACCGGCCGACTACGCCCGGCTCACCCTGACCGCGCCGTTCAACGACCTCGATGCGGTCGAGACGCTCTTCCACGACAACCCGGATGAGATCGCCGCGATCATCGTCGAGCCGGTGCCGGGCAACACCGGCGTGCTCGACCTCTACTCCACCGGCTTCCTCGCCGGGCTGCGCGGGCTGTGCGACACCCACGGGGCGCTGCTCATCTTCGACGAGGTGATGAGCGGCTTTCGCGTAGCGCCCGGCGGCGCGCAGCAGCGCTTCGGCATCACCCCCGATCTCACCTGCCTGGGCAAGATCATCGGCGGCGGCCTGCCGGTCGGCGCCTACGGCGGCCGCGAGGAGATCATGCGCCGCGTCGCCCCCGACGGCCCGGTCTATCAGGCCGGCACCCTCTCCGGCAATCCGCTGGCCATGCGCGCCGGCATCGAGACCCTGATCCGCCTGCGCCGGCCCGGCTTCTATGAGGCGCTGGAGGAGAAGAGCGCCCGACTGGTCGCCGGGCTGCTCGATGGCTGCCGCAAGGCCGGGGTGCCGGCGATCGCCAACCGGTGCGGCTCGATGTTCACCCTCTTCTTCACCGAGCGTGACGCCATCGGCTGCGGCAGCGATGTGGGCGACTTCTGCGACCTCGACCGCTTCGGCCGCTATTTCAATGCCATGCTCGACGAAGGCATCTACCTGGCGCCGTCGCAGTACGAGGCGCTCTTCGTCTCCGCCGCCCACAGCGACGACGACATCGACGCCACCATCGCCGCCGCCGCGCGCGCCCTGGCCCGGCTGGCGTGA
- a CDS encoding insulinase family protein — protein MNSPKDRRCGSRYSRSTATAASGCRSRRCLTTEAGRRPGRRYHETQIPGGPRVLSRPMEQTQSVALGLMVDTGSRDETPEQSGIAHALEHMLFKGTARLSVDQLSERLDLLGGTANAFTSRERTCFHIRVLHEDWPEALEILMDMLLEPALPQEEWQREREVIFSEMAMVDDNPDEWAFERHMGAIFPDHGLGRPTLGSHETLNGFDHTTLRAFLEARYRPPRLQVMAAGRIDHQRLCDAVAARRWPGGGAQEARNDRPMAGGRWNLLPREIEQAHIIASFPGIPVASEERPQAWLANQMLGGGMSSLLFREVREKRGLAYSVGSHLSTYQHQGIWSISCGTEPELMDRCLQVIRDALSRFAERIDPEALARAKRQMEVQLRMAMDSVDGQMMALSARFNEEEVVDPLEWSRRIRATDAGTVQAWIQRRLEQPASWSFCAPQRALERLPAG, from the coding sequence ATGAACTCACCGAAGGACAGGAGGTGCGGGTCAAGGTACTCGAGGTCGACCGCAACGGCCGCATCCGGCTGTCGATCAAGGCGCTGCTTGACGACTGAGGCCGGACGGCGCCCGGGACGCCGCTACCACGAGACGCAGATCCCCGGCGGCCCGCGGGTGCTGTCGCGGCCGATGGAGCAGACCCAGTCGGTGGCGCTGGGGCTGATGGTCGACACCGGCAGCCGCGACGAGACCCCGGAGCAGAGCGGCATCGCCCACGCGCTGGAACACATGCTGTTCAAGGGGACGGCGAGGCTGTCGGTCGATCAGCTCTCCGAACGGCTCGACCTGCTCGGGGGTACGGCCAACGCCTTCACCTCGCGCGAGCGCACCTGCTTCCACATCCGCGTCCTGCACGAGGACTGGCCGGAAGCCCTGGAAATCCTGATGGACATGCTGCTCGAACCGGCCCTGCCGCAGGAGGAGTGGCAGCGCGAACGCGAGGTGATCTTCTCCGAGATGGCCATGGTCGACGACAACCCCGACGAATGGGCCTTCGAGCGCCACATGGGGGCGATCTTCCCCGACCACGGGCTGGGACGGCCGACGCTGGGCAGCCACGAGACGCTGAACGGCTTCGACCACACCACGCTGCGCGCCTTCCTCGAGGCGCGCTACCGCCCGCCCCGGCTGCAGGTGATGGCCGCCGGCCGCATCGACCACCAGCGGTTGTGCGACGCCGTCGCCGCCCGCCGCTGGCCCGGCGGCGGGGCGCAGGAGGCGCGCAACGACCGCCCCATGGCCGGTGGCCGCTGGAACCTGTTGCCGCGGGAGATCGAGCAGGCCCACATCATCGCCTCCTTTCCCGGCATTCCGGTCGCATCCGAGGAACGGCCGCAGGCATGGCTGGCCAACCAGATGCTGGGCGGCGGGATGAGCTCGCTGCTCTTCCGCGAGGTACGCGAGAAGCGTGGGCTCGCCTACAGCGTCGGCTCCCACCTCTCCACCTACCAGCATCAGGGGATCTGGAGCATCAGCTGCGGCACCGAGCCGGAGTTGATGGACCGCTGCCTGCAGGTGATCCGCGACGCCCTCTCCCGCTTCGCCGAACGGATCGACCCGGAGGCGCTCGCCCGGGCCAAGCGGCAGATGGAGGTGCAGCTGCGCATGGCCATGGACTCGGTTGACGGCCAGATGATGGCCCTCTCCGCCCGCTTCAACGAGGAGGAGGTGGTCGATCCGCTGGAGTGGTCGCGGCGGATCCGTGCCACCGACGCGGGGACGGTACAGGCATGGATTCAGCGCCGCCTCGAGCAGCCGGCCAGCTGGAGCTTCTGCGCCCCGCAGCGTGCGCTGGAGCGTCTTCCCGCCGGCTGA
- a CDS encoding 30S ribosomal protein S15, with amino-acid sequence MALATEEKNEIIAKFATKEGDTGSPEVQVALLTARINGLTEHFKTHHKDHHSRRGLLKMVGRRRNLLKYLRNKDFDRYRRLIERLGLRH; translated from the coding sequence ATGGCACTGGCAACGGAAGAGAAGAACGAGATCATCGCGAAGTTCGCAACCAAGGAGGGGGACACCGGCTCCCCCGAGGTGCAGGTGGCGCTGCTGACCGCACGCATCAATGGGCTGACCGAGCACTTCAAAACCCACCACAAGGATCACCACTCCCGACGCGGGCTGCTCAAGATGGTCGGCCGGCGCAGAAACCTGCTCAAGTATCTGCGCAACAAAGACTTCGACCGTTACCGCAGACTCATCGAACGTCTGGGGCTGCGCCACTGA